The stretch of DNA atatgttttctttaattgatttttcatctaaaatatttcttctctgTGGTTTTGAAACCAACTTTTAATTGTTATTACTTATATtgattcataactttttttttttagtaacattgaagaaattttgataattgagtgTTTTTATTATAGCTAATGAGAATGGATTTATGTTCATTCTTTAAATGTACCTATGTCTTTTTACAATCAGCtgactcatattttttttttattttcaagtccGTTACATTGCATACAGATGTTGGTGACATGAAAGTAGAACTTTTTTCTGAACAGTGTCCTAAAGCATGTGAAGTAAGTTTTTAccataatataatttaaaattttatggaaTACCAAAGTgttgaaacttttaaatattttggaagaTGGAATGATTAGAATTTCAAGAATCAGGaaaacagctcccccccccccccctcctaatgtTGTGTAAAATGCATCCAGGTACATAACTTTTGATATGAAAACATGACTAGTTTTCTCttttatgttttcagttatatgttttctatttaaaaattccACCTTTCTTTAGATCCATTATTCCAAATATTTCTAATGGAATATGAAAGATATTTACTCAATGTAAATCatgtaataaaatgtaaaacattatgCCTGCAACACACAAcataatatgtataaaaatacatTGTGTTCTGAAAGTTAGTAGAGCTAACTACTATGCTAACAGAATGCTCCTTTTTGCTGATTTAATTTATGCACTTCTACAATATCGCACAAGTGTCAAATtcctgatttttaattttaaaagtgagTCTTAACTTTGTCTtagtttgttgaaattttgaagaatttaagtcactttctttcattttatcCCACAAGCACTTTATTACATTATGCGCATGAGCATTTAGATTACTTAAACTTCTTTCAAGTTTAAGTAATCTACATGGAACTATAGCATCATGGTGCTTCAAAAATGACTTTCATTtagttgaaaaacatttattacttTCACAACACGACACACAATAAGTTTAGAAGTCATAGTCATTATTAGATCACAAACAACACAATCACGTAACGTTCTTCTCCGGTCATGGGGATCCTCCCGACTGCCGGGTTGCCACCATTCACTCCGTTGATGCCAAAATGTTCAGCACTTGCCAGATTGACGACAATTCTCATCAAGGATGTTACAACACCAAGCATCCTAaatgtttttgatcaaatatttttattttattaatatcaatgcaaaGCAACCCATTATGcaacagattttaaataaattattgatattATAGATAAGTATCTGAAACATGGTAAATAAAACTATGATCTTTGTACTAAAAAACAAATGGTAATATTTACATGgctaaagtaaaaaattgtaaatatattGCATGACATGTTTGGGAAGTACAAGCAAGAATATCAACACTGAGCATTAGTAACTTATGAAGCtacattttttctttgctttaaaggttcaaattttttctgcttgAAAAGAGGTTGCTTGTAACCTAAAAATAGGTGTATTTAATAATTTAGCAACGTTATACTATggttaattttatcatttattttaaacataaacatTCACCAATTTTTCGTGTTTATTGATTCATATATGATTTTCCCCTACCTGTCACTTATGCTTCTCATTTAATAAActttatgttatatatatatatatatatatatatatatatatttaactttctgatgatttgaatttttcagaactttttagcGCTGTGTGCAAGCGATTACTATAACGGATGCTTGTTTCATAGAAATATTAAAGGATTTATAGTCCAAACTGGTGACCCAACTGGTAAGTAATAATCATCAATCTGTTACATAGTGCCGAATCTCTACAATTTTTCTGAGCCGAGGCAAAGCCTAAAACTGGCACCCTTACCCatcttttttcacattttacatctaagtttcaataaaaaagaaCACAAATATTGGGAAATATCCGCCCGGAGCAAAGGCTCTGGCTTGTCCCCTGCCCCCCTCTCCCTAGATCCGACACTGGTTACACATCTGCCTTTGTGATGCAGAAAAATATCTGTGTAAGAATAAACTTATACTGCACTCCAAATGTTATATTACTTATACTATGTATTTATTTaggtaggatttttttaaaataatattttaattataaataaatgcaaatcataaataccgaaaatttatttgttgaaaactttaaagtaaaatcaaaaaattgttgaattttcaaagtcttattaAAGAGAACAGTTTCATTTCATACTAAATTGATATATTTCACACTAATTGCATTTGAAATGGAAATAATGCTTCAAAATATGTTCTGGTTTTCATTGGCTTCAATAGTATTACTTACTTTTAAGCACTGTGGGATGCAATTGCATGAGgcatcaaataaatattttttttttttttaatatatattaatgatttttttttctttttcaaatgaaacgtTTTCATCCTATGACTTTGAACTGTTGTATAACAAGCGGTAATTTAGTGAAGatgttgaataaaatattcattagtTCATTGTAAATAAGATACCTTTTACCTTCCTGAATGAGTAGAAATCAAATGATTTCTGATGGACGGCTTTTCTGGTTTGTGCTGTTGTGCTTATCAGTGAGAAAAACTTTCTTACATTTGTGACAAAAAGTCTTTTAAGAAACCAAGTGTTATATTATAAGTTTGTTCATTTACTCTAAGATGCCTAACAAAGTTGGTTGTGCATACTACCCACTGTCTCCTTTTAGTTTCACTTAAATCTTGAAAAGCTAGAAAAGATGCTTTTTGACAAAAGCTAGCTGAACTTTGAGCGTAATTTTTGCTGATTTTcctaagaaaaattcttttttatcaaCTTTTGAAGTTAGTTAAATTTTCATGgacattttgacaaaaacttaTTGTCGCATTCAACTCTATGAAATTGAGCTTATGGAAAGCAAGTTATATAAGTTCTGTATAGAACTTGAGGAGAACAAGACATCTCTTTAGTTTATTAAAGTTTTTGATTCAATTTAGTTTGATATACTTATGAAAGTTCTATTCAATGTAGTATTTCTGGGGGAAAAAAGGTGGGGGATGTTTACAGGTATTAGCAtgatattataaaatttaaaagtgggAATTGCTTGtgttaaaatgcaaaaatgtccTGAGAAGTTAGGGTAAGAAGCAAAAAAGCTAGGAGAAACTGTCCTGATGTGTCCCCCCTTGACTACACCTCTGATTTTactacataaatttatttttgggaTTATAATTTAGTTTAATGTGTGATTCCTTTTTTTAGGCACTGGTAAAAAGGGTACCAGTATCTGgggtaaaaaatttgaagatgaattgAAGGATGAAATCAAGGTATATATGCAGTGTATAAATTTTGCTGCTTTGTGTATaagaagattattttattttgaataatggatgtttaactgaaatttattaaGTTGTCACTTGGGTGGTATTACCATTTTGATGattgtaaaatgtttaaatagCCTTTATAAACTGTCTAATTTTTTATCTTAatacattattataatattttagtCTAATTATCTAAAACTACAGGGCTGCAGCCGCCTGCTCACTTTGGTCACCAACCCCCAGGAACTGCAAGCATTTCCATTCAGATTATTTTGAAATCGGAACTCTCCGCTCTTGTTCACCACATGCTTAAATCATTATAGCCCTAGTCCAGCAAGTGTGGGTTATAGTTTGCTCATAATCAGGGCTTAATTAGCATGGGAACTCATGGAAACAGAGCACCTCTACCCCTCTTcaattttatctgaatttttctaAGTTAAATGAAATTCAGGCCAGtttaagcattaaaatatgtACTGAAGACTGTAGGGCtgtctcactttttttgttagaatttaaGCCCTGCtcataatgaaaaatttttcCACGTACTAAATTTCTTTAACCATGCTGATCCTCTCGGAATAAATTGATAATTGCCCAACATTTGGCAATTGTATCAAAAtctcaaaaattgaaatactCTTCACCATTGGGGGGTACTTTAACTTCAAacaataattttgttaaataaatacaaaattttgctcTCCAAATTTGTATaacaatgcttgtaaagtttattttaaagggGAAAACCAGTTTAGGCGAgtcaaaaatccttttttttttttaatatcataaaaagttAGTAAAACTGTTCAACAATATGTTGCCAAATTGTcagtcaaaaatttcaatttctggtATGAGCACTTAGTGACTGTGGGGATTCAAAAacgtttaaaacagtttttttttttttttttttttttttcaaactggttaTTCTTGAAACAACTTCATTTCAACTGATGGGCATTCTAACTCTAAGAGTTATTGACCAATCATTCTGAAAATTTATgggaatattctttattcaattatactctatatgaacctaactctgggataatattatgaataaaaatatttttttcaatgcaagaaataaagggaaaaaaagttgaaaacatgacattgtaatcaaacatctcaaaaacatgcaattttcaactttttgggTCACAATTAGGTacatattctgaggaaatatgttatttatgagaaagaaaaatcgTAATGATTTCTGATAAAAATTGTGGCTTCAGCTGCATCTGGTTGTGGCAACAAGCTTTGATGGCAACCACCCATGGACAGCAGTTCCTAACTCCACTAtttctggtggaaatgacttgAAAGAAATTaagtgtacttcaaaagatgaataaaatatcctctaAGTTTAAACGAATTCTGAatatttctttcctgttaaaaaaattcacaaaaaactcTAGAATTTTTTCCTTCTAAACTGGTTCCCCCCCTTAATAATTTGCAAACTATAGCATGAAATCTATTTCTgcctttgcttgaaattttaaatgtcaatatAAAATTCAGCCTGATTTTTCTATGTCATAAAATTTGGATGATTTCATTGGCTGCTTTGACACTatcatttgatattttaaatatagttACATTTATTACTGCTAGTGTTTACTCAGTAGTCTACTCTTTGTTtaagtatgcaaaggaaaaacattttacgtttattCTTGGtaccaaaaatttgacgccaatgtaTAAGGATTGCAAATCTCCCAATTAACGAATGAAATGATACAGCAAAACCACTTTATAGGTAAAAATTCTGTATAAACaatattatttgcaaaaatttgaaaaattataattgaGTAAGCTGCCTTGACCTTTGCCATTagaagtataaatttttaaactatcaaATAAATGAAATCTACTTGCAGCAACATATAATTGTCCTTGCAAAAACACTGGATGCTGCAATGATACACCAATGTTATCAAAAATTGCCCTGGTGATTTGTTTATCGTTATAGCCAAATATTACTGGGGACTGTgtcctttgaaattaaaatgaagtgtttgTCCCAGAAAGTGTTTTATTAACTCTTTGAATCAAAGATCTTTTATTCATAGCATTTCTTGTTAATACTTCACCTTCACAGTCAATGTGTTTTTGGTGTAATTTAGCTTGATCTGTTGCAGTAAATCTGCTTGCGTGATTTGCTCGCGTATGTTTAATCCATTTATAATAATGTGCGGTCCTTTTTTAGCTTTCACATGCATTTTTTATATACCCTGttatcattttaggggaatgttattgatatttttaaactattgttaACACTATCCTTGCTTTTACCTAAGTTGCAGATTATCCGCCGTTagcgtgccaccctattccgtgtATAATCGGAAGCTtactgtataaaaattttaaacattttatttcctttgaaatacttaaaaaattgttttgaaagtaATGTTTTCAATTTCCTGTTTTTAATATCACTTTTTCTAAACATGAACTATCAAATACatcaaaagtttttaattccAGCATAATGCAAGAGGTATGGTATCCATGGCTAGTAATGGACCAAACACTAATGGGTCTCAATTTTTCATCACCTATGCCAAGCAGCCTCATCTAGACATGAAATATACTCTTTTTGGAAAGTAAGTTCCTTTCAGACAGAAACTAAATGTTGCATCTGTTCTAATCATTCCTGTTTTGTATCTATTTGATTTGTTTTAATCTTTGTAAAGATTTTATCAGTGCTTTCGTTGGctcattttcttgattttgatgGGATTATAAAGCAGTAACCATCCTATTATCtatgacacattttgaaaatgcaaaaaatattttttgagctaCACTTCAAGTACTGAACACAGGTTTACTTAAGCATCACCTTGGGATaagatgcttttaaaaaattacattgacttatgatttttttttttttttaaagaagaatacaATGAACTGACTTTTTATAAAAAGGTAAGGACATGTTAATAAAGTTATAACTTAATGGTTGAACCTTAGTGTTATAAAAACAAAAGGTCAAAATGGTTTTTTCCCCCCCTTTCAGCTATTTTTAAGATTTATCTATTCAATTCATTTATGTGTGACTGCTGTCCATTCTTTACTGAGATAGGATttgtatttcctttaaaaaaacccttaatttGAGCAATTTATTTATCACTAGCAGTACTCGCACagtgatgcccgtgctaaaaatttaatggaaatccgtggaataaaaaaattgacgccccctccccctctgatgtgaaattatcatttttctttgtataaaatgcgtacacaccttttcaaaaaaaactgttttttaagtttctttggaatttaaaacttttcatcaaatcattaaattagatttacagttgctttaaaactctgttcaaaaactgtttttactgcaatttaaaatatttcgccaaacaacaaaaaatgacatcaaatcatatctttcaaatgtaaaaatagttccgcaactctattgtttatcgccaaacttgcccagcaaccactcTATCAAAATCCATCCatctaatgaaaagaaaaaacatccagtggaacattcaaaaatcatcatcagaaaaaaagaaaaaaatgtcgtacatttcactcggatgaaaacaaatcaaaagtttttctttcaaaacaaattgccaaaacaatgaattacatttacagttgttttaaaacaataatcctagactgaactgctcagcgcctaatgcACCAAGCGACCacactaccggaacccagcccttttgctaGTGAAGCAGATATTTTTCCTTTGGCAATGATGAATGtttcaccaaacaaacaaaaaagcataaaatcacattaacagtagctttcaaatctttatatattaagagctgcattgcccggctttgcccagtctgccttgaaaataaaaattgtgtcaagtgacatatattcaacaatcaggcttaaataaaagaactgtggaacaattccttcactttttattgatagatttaatgaagaaaatagtgcctgaatttcagctaagcctaaaaaagttcgagctgaaAACGCGAATTACTCCCGtcataattaagttagagcattgaaacaaattgtttagaatgcggaaaattctacccttttcaacgatatataatattaatatgtgcaagtaatttttcactcccatatttgggaatttatgtgaaatttgggcctaaattggaatacaaaaagaactatttattggatttttggtcactcagtaagaaagcacctttcatatagtgaaggaattattcaaataggtgcagtggttccggagattacctcgaacatataaacacacaaaaatccgcactctctctttataatattagtatagattttgaattgaaaaacatttcgAAATACAACACAATCaacattttgattttgattttaaaaacaattgtttgagAAGATCAAAAACTAAGTCAcacaaattgtatcctttcttcgaaaaatgtaaacaataattaaactTCTTTCTGTGTATTCGTCTTGCTTATATTGTGTATTATAAAATTATATTGCAGCTGTAACTAAAACCCTTTAAAGCGACCACCCCCTCTCAACGGCCAATATTTTGGGGAACGGAGAGGTGGCCgctcaggtttcactgtaatatcaAAACCATAGTGTAAATATATTGACAAAAAGAGGTTTGAGTTCTTTTCCTTCTATTTACCTCTCACTCCAATAACATatgctaaaaaaaactttaatatacaACTAATTTTCTACAGTTATCTCCATTTTCCTGATctttttttataactgaaattaGAGAAAATAATATTACTTAAGGAACAATATGTGCCATATATTGTATTGATTACTACCcaattatttcaagtaaaaatttaGTGTCTTTGAAACtggttaattagcattttttgttgaattttggagTGTCAaggactctctctctctctgaggGGCTAATTTGATCTCATCCCTTTTCTGCATGATTATaagaaatctttttttgttttggattTACTTCTTTTTGcactctgaccactctcatccctataatgtatgaaattttaaaatataattcactgATAATGGGACATTCCATTCAATTGCGCCTCTTTCGGCTTTTTTGGAAGCAATGTTaatatgcgtttgtgtatgtgtatatataatatgtatcaagtactttgcccccccccctcccccggaaaactttgaaatggtgtacctaaagttattttattgttttcagagtccctaaaaaatttggagagtccttaaaaagtccttaatttttacttttaaaaatgactatGAACCCTGATAGATCAAATTGAAAGTCAATTgctgtattttgaaaattctcaaACAAGAAGAGAAGCAACGAAAAAAGCAAATCCTTCCTATAACAAAAACTATATGTTACTCAGTATATATTTTATGCTAAATCTATacatttttcagtcatttttcgGCAATAAATCACACTCTAAATAGACTGAAATTTagcttctttgatttttttttacagcaccATTTGGCTTTGGCTATACATGTTTATCAAATTTtgttaacttcaaaatttttgaaaatgagttttaaattgGTAACATTCATATCAaaagaaagcaaatttaaaatatttcttcgaTTGAAACTctaacattttgaagttttgtgcATGTTTGCAACCAGCACAGATTTTCACACAGACAGCAGTCTAAAGCCTGTTTGGCTGCTGGCAAAGACTTAAACTTCCTTGATGTGGATTCTGCATCTGTAAAAGATGAGTGGAGAATACTGCCAACTGGAAATTTCTTCTCCTTCTATTGATggtcatcataaaaaaaaatcatgtttcaagatgttttattaaaatttttgaaaatgagcttTAAATTGGTAGCATTAATATCAaaagaaagcaaatttaaaatgtttttttgataggtaaaagttttttttcttaataattctCTCTTATTCTGCTggattattaattaaaattttaaactagtttttagTGAATCCTTGCATGCTTTCCTCTTAAACcatactttgaaatttaaaaaacagatgtGTCATGAATTCCCACTACTTgcgacaggaaaaaaaatatatcaccaCAAACCAGTAGCAGCTTATGCCCTATTGTAATGGGTGGACCTGTTGTTATATGCTGTTTCACAGTAATGTTTACACATATAAAATGAGGAGAATAATGGCTCAGTAGCTCACTTATATGAAGCtttagaaaacaaatttcaaaagttcCTGAAAACTTGTCGCTTTTTGTCTTGAATACAGATCCTTAGACTTGTCTAACTTTAGTGCTTAGATTTACTAATGGGGTTTACTACATCTGTAAAACTACTAGGGTTACTAGGGTTAAATTTATTAGGGTTACCTTTGAGTAACACATTTTTTAAGTTCGTTAGCATTGTCTAGCACAGTAAGTCTTAAGTTGATGAACAGATGAAACAATTGAAAGAAAACAATGAATGTAAACCTATGAGGGGATATGGGCAAAAAGAAAGCTTAAATGCTGTAGAAATTCATTGAATTGTTCTTAAAATGTAACTTGAATACTATGTAACTTGATATAAGTAAAACTTGAATAATCTTGAATACAGATACTTAGACTTGTCTAACTTTAGTGCTTAGATTTACTAGAGGTGCTACCTTTGAGTAACACATTTTTCAAGTTCATTAGCATTGTCTAGCACAGTAAGTCTTAAGTTGATGAACAGATGAAACAATTGAAAGAAAACAACGAATGTAGACCTATAAGGGGATATGGGCAAAAAGAAAGCTTCAATTCTGTAGAAATTCAtcaaattgttcttaaaatatttaaaaaacagctTATGAAAGTAAATTTTCTTAGCATGGGTACAATGTGCTTAACACGTCCGTGGAGAAAAATACTTCCCCTGCAATTTCCCCTGCATTTCAATCATTTCGtagcttgtaaatattttgaaattttggatgatATGAAATTGTTTTGACATATGCTATCTTTGATTAACTTATTTTAtcccaggaaaaaatgtcagcttaaaacctttaaaaaaaaacctcgtaaaactagcagttatttcggactgaTTTCCCTACGTAAAACCTGATCAAaacctgcaggctctgttcaggttttttagtccgaaataactgctaataacctgcggctttgatttacctgcaggctctgttcaggttttttagtccgaaataactgctaataacctgtgccttcgattttcctgcaggctctgttcaggtttttttgtCCGAATTAACTGTTAATAGCCTGCACCTTTGATTTACCCGCAGGCTTTGTACAGGCTTTTTAATCCATTATAACCGGCGTTGAAAAGCTTTCGATTTACGTTCAAACTCTGTACAGGTTCTATGTCTAGAAAAAGTCAAACACATgtagttgttgttgtcttgtgccagctgaGTTGGCAACTTTTGGGGTaggttgcttcacttttccaactgtactgtaatttgaaGTAAAATCTGATTTCCACTGTACACACACATGCCATGAGGACACGTTTAACGGGTGACCTATTATTCACAGAACATTCaaaggcaggggcggactggatccCCCAAGAGGGTGTGAACCTTGATTCCCAAAGggcccaaaaattaaaaataaaggtgcACAGGTTCGGGAAGctggaaatcaaaaaaaaaaaaccaaaggcgCACCAGTTTGAGGGCGCAGGATGAAAACCGAGGGagcaaaaggataaaaaataaggagcacaggtgtgaaaaagcagaaaaaaaagctgaagccaaaaaaaaaaaaacctgttcgaggcattaaaaaaatctgtgaaggccacaggtttgagagcgcaaaaaaaaatctgaagttccAGTTTCGAGGGAGCACAGGCAGGTGGAAGCACCGGCCCGTGGTCCgatgggccagtccgcccctgcacaaggataagagagagaaagtacatctatgCCCAAACCAGGATTCGAATCTAGGATCTCCCCATTCAAAGTCAGACTTCTCACACCGCTAGACAAAGGGGTCAGCGCTGGTATTCACGGCTTCTTTATTACAGAGCCCCTCGTTTGAAACACCTATAGATAGATCACATGCAAAACTGCATCAAGATTTGTAAACACAAGGAGTGAAGAGCGGCTGAACTAATGGGTTGCGACAACATTCATGTATGATTAGTGCTCGGTAGTCTACAGAATGATTTGAAACAGTCTTGATGCATCCACCCACATTTATACTCAGAATAAAGTATGCTAACTTGGAACTGGAACTCCTAATGCATGTTCCTTTAAAGCTGGATGCAGCTTAGAAAACAGCTCATAATAGCTTCTTTACTGAATGACTGCAAAGCAACTTTTCTTTCATTGTTGTACAATGTCTGCTCTGTATTGTTCATCAGACAGagaaagaaatatcatttttcttagaaaaaatggTATCCTGTCCCTATGATACAATTGTTcaagtttgcaaaaatatatctattttaaaagaataagaaaataaaaacaaaattttaaaaatatccacaAAATATTGGAGTTGCTGCAAAAACTACGAAACGGAAAATGTCAAAATgtccaaactaaataaatatatttcaaaatgcaaaaaactaGTTAACTGGCAAATTCTAATACATAAGCAGGttaaaatcattgaataaatttattgGTATATATAGGATATggtgaaagaaagtttaaaatttgaattgaaaataaaatcgcataaataattttaactaattttctagTTTGATCGAATGCCACACATCTgtgattctgaaaatatttaattatttaagcttcggcaattataacatgttatacagtcgaaccttgttaaaacGAACTTGCTTAACgtgaatgaaatgccattccttgTCAGACAAAGCTACAAATTAgtcttaaaccatttctttaacatgaagaggatttagacgaaatcccgcataagacaaagaaagtttcaaggtcttgaagaaaaagggaaaagaaaaaagaaaatctccatACTTTAACATAAAATTACTTTCGAAAGTCGGAAGATCTGCATTTGAATGCAAGTGACATGGCTGGCAGCGAGAAAATTCCTTTCCTTGTGTAGGAAAATCTAGAAAACCACGTTGTTCAAGAAAGTACTAAATTTAGCTGTAGACTATGTTACAGTAAAAAAGCTGggatgaacagtgaaatcttcGACAAATGGCTGACAaacctagatttaaaatttcattgtgaaaaaaaaaagtaattctggACACTTGTTCTGCCCAAGTAGAGGTTTAAGGTC from Uloborus diversus isolate 005 chromosome 5, Udiv.v.3.1, whole genome shotgun sequence encodes:
- the LOC129222831 gene encoding peptidyl-prolyl cis-trans isomerase-like 3 gives rise to the protein MSVTLHTDVGDMKVELFSEQCPKACENFLALCASDYYNGCLFHRNIKGFIVQTGDPTGTGKKGTSIWGKKFEDELKDEIKHNARGMVSMASNGPNTNGSQFFITYAKQPHLDMKYTLFGKVIDGLETLDELEKLPVNPKTFRPLTDTRLNSITIHANPFAK